catCAAGCAGAGAGGggcagctctccaagctttctcccttttcttgcccacaaaggaaTCATGCCATCCCAAGAGGTTCCTCTTcacagaggagtgcatcacccattgcaccccaaaAAGGGAGAGGATCAGAAGCCATAACATTCTGGCCTTCtcacaaaacaaaagaaggtgatctgtggtttccttttcatttttgcacAAATAGCACCTGTTGGGGATGCTCCACCCACTTCTCTTTAGGCGATCAATGGTGAGCAGCTTGCTCCAAGCCGCCTCCCAACCAAAGAAGCTAGCCCTAATTGGAACCCAAGGCGTCCAAATAATTCTAGCCGGGAAAGGAGGTATACTGCCCCTTGAGAACTAGTTATAAAAAGACTTGACTGAGAAGGTCCCCTTGAAAACGAGTCAtagaaattctaaaaattagatgtaattatggcaaaaaatttctaatgccataattacatctaatttttagaatttctaTGTTATTTGATTCTTTGGTTTATCATGATCTTATAATTCTGATTTTAACAGAAATCTTTGCAATAACCCTCGTCATTTCACTAGAATAGACGTGATGCTAAAAACTCTTCCAGAAACTTGTGCCATGAAAAGTGCCCCCCGagccttcttttcttttttcatttttacttcattttgttgaaaatcctttgatgtaggacaaccctaggatagttgtctacactcaagggtaggtgagctagggttttatttttagggtgtaaggagaggaacaaggaataatttttatggtagagaaaattataagataagaaatagagagaaagaagaaacaatgaagaaaagatggaaaaccttagagtctcactaaggccttctaggagtctcacctagaagaaaatcaatggagtctcaccattgagggttgcaaccttgctataaaagaaagtataatattattcatcaaattcattcctttgatttacattgattagcttatttataggcttttctaagaaatccaaggtctactaggactctaataacctatcatgactcaaattctaattatattataactcaactagctaatcctaattagactccaacaaataccaatcccaaTTCAAgcctaattaatattaatcctacttaaagtttacttaggtcttcactttcttccttgaataaactttaaaaggctttcccccatcatCCTTTTAGACTTCAAATGCTGGTGTTTCATTGAAGTCTATCTTTCTAACCATCAGCATTAGCTACTAAATCAGTTGCCCTTCCTCTGTTTTCTAGTATGACTATGCATGTTACAGTTGATTctgtctttctttttctttgggcTCCATTGAAGTGTGCAATGACAGAAGACTTGACTCAAATGGTCATGCTTTCAGATAATAGGAGAAGATTTGGTCCTCGATCTAAGGCATGGAAAAATAGGAATTGTGTGGCCAAGCCCAAATATTTCACTCACCCTAGCTCAACTGAGCTCCATTTATTTCCTGCCTTCACTTCTGAGCTCTGGTTAAGCTGCTCATCTGGGCTTAGCTTGCTAGTGCTTAAGTCTATCTTAGCTGTTAGACAGCCCCAGAGCTACTTCTCTTATCATATGCTACTGTAGCACATTCTGTAAGGGCTCACAGTGAAATGATTACACAATATCTCTATCCAACCCTTTGACCAATAGGAGTAATGGATATTGGtgaaattctttaaatttattaggGAGATTTCACTCTCTTTTCCTGCCTTAAATTTGGTGAAATTCTTTTCTTATTAGAGAGAAATTCTTTTGCCCTACCCTCGTCATCTttttgtgcctttttttttattggtagaagctaataaatatattaatgaagtGCCAAAAAGGGCACACTAGAGTACACAAGACGTATACAACGGTCGCCGAAGGTAGCAAAAAAGGacaagggaaaataaaaaacaactcccTCCTTGAATAAAAACCCAACCAATTAACGAAGGTGAGTAAAGACATCGGACCTTCAGCTATATACAAGTTAGACGAAGACAAGAAGTTACTAAGGAACACTGTTTTTAGCCTTTGGTCAGAAAACTCCTCATTATCAAAAGATCTTCTATTTCcctccttccaaattgtccaaaagaGGCACAAAGGGGCTGCTCCCCATACTTTTTTCTGCTTCCTTCCAATGAAAGAGCCGCTCCACTCAAGCAGAGTCTCTGTTACGGAGAAAGGCAGTACCCAAGAAACGCCAAAAAGGGACAACAAAAGCTGCCACAAAATCCATGCCTTAAGACAATGTAGCAGAATATGCTCAGTTGACTCCTAGACATGGCATAGAAAACATCTATTAGATCTCTCCTCTGAAGCTGATCTAGCATTAGAGCTTTTCCCCAAGACgtctcccaagcaaaaaaaacttgCCTTAGGAGGAACCCACACATTTCAAACAATTCCTACTGGAAAAGGCACAGAAGAATTTCCCAGCTCTAGCACAGCGTACAGAGACTTGACGGAGAAAATTCCACTTTTTGTCTCTGACCAAATCACAATATGCTCACCTTTCCCATTCACCACCTTAACTTGCAGCCTCACCAGCAAACACTCCACATCCacaatctcccaatcatttagaCACCTAGAGAATCTAAGAGTCCCAAAAGCCCCTCATCTTTTTTGCCTTGCCTTTCCCCCCCCTTTATTTCTGACTTGCTATAATTCTATTGGTGGGTTATAACTTGTTTGCAGTGAAGCTCCAAAACTTGCAATAAAGAgtgaaaaatttgaagaagtaaCATCTAGCTCTTATCAATTCTTTATGGATGTGCATTTTCTTAATAACCTAAATCAGAATAAGGTACTTGTACGatcatgcatttttttcccctcatatTATACTCATTCTTGCCTTTCTTCCCTATTTGTGTTGATCCATCTTTCATTTAGGTTGATATCTCATTCACATGTTTCTTCATTGATGTGAGAACTCTTTACTTGTTTCATATGTTGTCCTAATCACATAAACTATTGATCAACACCTCTTTATTTCTGGGATTATGGGGATGTTCTACAGTATCAGAAGTAATTTTGGTTAGCTTCTTCTCAATTAATGGAAAGTGACAGCCACTTTGAAGATACTTCTGAACTAGCCATCAGCAGAAGTTTCTCAAGTAATCAACTCAAAAATGCTGTTTGGGTCACTGTCATGTTTCTTTCATGAACTTGTTAATTGTTAATGAGCAGCACCTTGAAAGTTGCTGAAAACTTGTTAGTTTTTAGTTATTCTATGTTTGTTATTGAAATAGAAAGTATTTATGGAAAATGGCAATTTTCTTTCATCTCCGGTGTTTTCTTGCTTAATGGAAACAACATTTTTTCCTACCAAGCATCTTTGCCTTGTCAATAGTGTTGTCTTGACTTTGTGAGAAATTGTAATTTGCATGACTCACTAGTTTCTAGTTTATCCTTCCTAGTCATGTCTGTCCAAATGATCTTGcaatattgaattttaatgattatgTTTTTCTCTTATGTTTAATTCAATGTGGGGATAAGATGATCCGATCTTTGAAATTTGCCTATCTCAGTCCTTTTTTAAATGGCAATTGTTGTAATTGTTTCCTCATGCACATAAGCACAAGTAAAATGAGTGGACTAAAACtgaaaattctttattttctattattaaaaggtttaattgttgtttttatttgattccATCCTGTTCCTTGTTTCTATGCATGGCCTTAATTGCTGACCTTTTCCAGGCAATCGAAGTGGTTCAGTTGCTTTCTGTTATAAGTTCAGTACCTTGGGTGGTATAAGATTGAACTTTCTCCAAGAGGATCCCATGGAGCTGAAGGTTTCATCTCCAAAGCCTAGTGGTCTATCTCCATCTGATGGTGAGAGTGATCCTGAGGAGAAAGAAATCagtgatgaggatgatgatgatcgTAATCATAAGCATCGTAGGAGGGAGACACGGTCTCAGTCCCTGGAGAGAGATTCTCTTGAACAGGTTTTATCAAGGCCTTACAGGAAGCGTAACAAACCCTTTGAAAATGGACATTCTTTCAGAGAAAATGATTCTCAGTCAAGTGGATCATGGAAAAACTATAACATTTCCCCTATGGAGAAAGACTTTTCTGGGAAGTTTGAGAAAAGGCGTCCCGGTTTAGCAACATTTGCTCGGGCACCTTTAGATTTGAATCAAAGAACAAGGATGAACCAATCTTTTTCTGGTGATTCTGGTCCTGTTAGGGGAAGAGGAAGGGACCCTGGTTCTTGGAACCAACGTGATCCTAGATTCAGCCAAGTTGATATTGCTTCTCAAATGGTTCAAGGATCTATTCCCCCAGGTCTGTATGCAGGAAGGGGGTTGCCTAATGTTTCAAACACACAGAATgcttcttggagtgggtttGGGCTACTTCCAGGAATACCAAATGGTGCTCTGGATTCCCTCCATTCATTGGGTTTGCAAGGGACACTCAGACCACCTCTCAGTACTTCTCTGAATAAGAGTATTCCACGCCAACGATGTAGGGATTTTGAGGAACGTGGATTTTGTCTAAGAGGAGACATGTGCCCAATGGAGCATGGGGTCAATCGAATTGTTGTGGAAGATGTTCAGGTATGTGAGAGATTGAGAATAATTACTGTTGCTCACTTCTgtgatatatttgattttgtaaaatgttttgTAAGAAAGAGGTGGAAAAGACCATGCATCTCTGTCAGAACCAATCACTTGGTGGGTCTTGGGGATATTCTGCATCtgaaatgatttgaaaaatatcttTACTTTGATCTGCCAATCATCAATAATGTGCtgttcattttttttggatattttttttcaaagatttatTAAATAGTTTGCTACAGCTGACTACACACACTCGAACACTGAGTTGATGGCTTCTCTAGTTATTCTTCTTGGTTACCTGTTCTTCACTTGGGTTTTatgttctcatatttttttagtagaaaaCTGAAAGTGTTGTTAGTAGaggaaatgaaaatatgagaaagGTTATGTTGTTGTCATGTGCATGCACATGCATGAATGATTGATTATTTCTAACTGCCTCTCTGCCTAAATATAATGAGGCTGTCATTGCATGCCTGGGTAGGATCTATCATCATCATCTCAGATTTTAACAATAATAGTAAAatggtttgttttattttattttattttattttttcaatgttAGGGGTACAATATTCAAATTGGTGAattgaaaatccatttttctgAGCTAGGATCTCTCATTATCTTCAAGCAATTATCTTTTTTGGCTTTCATGTATGTTTTGACTGCTATAGCTAATTTGTTGTTTTGCAAATTTCAGAGTCTTTCACAGTTTAACCTCCCTGTTTCACTTCCAAGTGCACATCTTCTGGGAACACCTGCTGGACCAGGGCCTTTACCTTCTGTTAATGCACCTCCAAGCACATTGATGAATAGCAAAGGATTTCAAAGCAAAAGTGGCAAGCCTGAAGTGGCTGAGGATGAGTTAGGACTGAATGGTGCATTTTCAGGTTCTGCTGTTGGAGGTGGAGCTGAGCTGTATGATCCTGATCAGCCCCTTTGGAATAATGATTGTCCTGAAACACCAAGTGCACTATTAGCCCTACATTCGCCCAAGATTGATGAAACTGAGTGCTTGTTGGATGCTAATTCTTCTGATCGTTATCATGCCAGATTATGTGACGGCTCAGATAATGGACGCCCAGTTAAAAACACTGGGACTACTGTTGGCTCACAGAGTACAAATGTTTCTGTTTGGGGGAGAATTGGTGGTGCAAAAGATCGATTAGAAGCAAAAGAGAAAATTGATTCTGTGATAAGTTCCTCAGATTATCTCGAAAATGAAGGTAAGGAAGATCAGGAGGCATTAACTAGTGTTCAAGGCACTTCTCGTCAAGGAAAGCGGATTATTGTAGAGGACATTGGCCCAAAGAAAGTGGATTTGTCCTCCAGGACACAAGGTGATGCTATGCGTAATATTAGGAAACCATCTCAAAAGGCGCTCCGTACTCTATTTGTTAATGGCATTCCACAGAAAAACAACAGAAAAGAGGCCCTCCTTTCACATTTTCGGAAATTTGGGGAGGTTATTGACATCTATATTCCATTGAATAGTGAACGAGCTTTTGTCCAGTTCTCTAAACGGGAAGAGGCAGAGGCTGCTCTACAGGCACCGGATGCTGTAATGGGTAACCGCTTTATCAAGTTATGGTGGGCTAATCGGGATAGCGTCCCTGATGACAGCATTAGCGGTGGCAACGGTGCATCTGTAATCCCCCATGGTGTGACAGCTGCTTCAGTTCCATCTCATCCATCTGCTGTCAATAGGGCAaaagataatcttcaatctgcagcCCCAAAAGTTAATGCTGCCCATGCTATTGATGCTCCTTCTCCCACATCTGATCACTCTAAACCAATTGTTACAAATGGTCCCAAGGCTCCGCCTCCTTTGCAAAAGAAACTAGAGAGTTTAGAGCTTATGAAGGAGGAACTTCGCAAGAAGCAGGAAATGCTGGATCAAAAGCGGAATGACTTCCGGCGCCAGTTGGATAAGCTTGAGAAACAAGTATAGCTAGTTTCcttatcttgaaaattttcttttgttatataTTGATTTGTTTAGTTTGAGCCCATAACCTGCTATAACCTCTTGATTTTGTACTTTCTTTTGACAGGGAATAAATACTTACATGTAACTATAAAACAGATAAGTAAGAGGGTGAGATATCCTCCCAAAGGATGAGAGAATACAAGAGATAAAGTCCCTTGGAGAATATATGTAACTGAGCAATAAGTGGAAACAAAAATTCTTCTAACCATTGCCAATTTGTGGGGCTGGAAATCTCCAACAAATTCCATCTAAGATGAGGCTCTGCAAGTGGCTAACAATCCCCTCTTAGAATGTATATAAATAGGCAATAAGCCAAAACAAAAACCACCCTTCTAACCATTGCCTATCTATGGCAGCTGCAAGTCCCTAACAAATTTCATCCAAGAAGAGGCTCCCCACTTGTCTAACACGTTCGCTTTATGATGTACATCTAAGTCTCTAACTAAAGGGTCCAACTAAAGGGGACACAACATTCCTTAGAAAGTTTTGGATTTGTCTAAACCACCATTGACATAGGATAACTAGTCCCAAGAAAGTAGTCAAGTCAACTagtatcataataatatttaaattaccTAGGAAACTTGAGACTTGTATTACTTGGTTACTTGTGGTGAATATTGAtgagaattttcattttctaagtgTTGGAAGTTGTGAAGACATTAAAGGGTTATTGAGATAAATAGGAgggaaaaatgatggaaaaagttcttttgccttttttgttctaaatttttAGTTAATGGAAGTCTCATCTTGAGAGTTTCTTTGGCTGATTTTAAACTTTCTTGGGTTAAATGTGTTTTgtccttttctctttcttgcttTTGTTACGGCAGCCATGATCTGCTCCTCTAAGTAGAAACCCAAGGAATGCTGGTCAAAGAATCCTCTCCTACCCATATGTTCCTAAAACTTTGCTTTATTAATATTCTAAGAGTGCTTTTGGGTATCAAGTGTGTGATCCTAAAATATAAAAGCCTAGTCTTGCAAACGTAATTCTTAGATTAGGCTAGGAATCTCCATATGGTAAGACATTGTAATTTGGTATTCTTTTACTAATCAAAAGAAATTGGTATTCTTTGTGGgccaacactttttttttttataggtaagtAGTAACCATgtattaaaaagagaaatgCTAAAAAGCGCTTAAAGTATACAGAGAGAGTATACGAAGGGTGCCAACCAAAAAAGGAAGGGCTAACAAAAAACAATGCCGCTCAATGAACCCttaaccaatccacaaaatctacaaTAGAGGAGCCCAAAACTATACACAATTTGGACTACACTTaaagattacaaagaaaagtttAATCCCTTGGTCAGACAACTCTTTGTTATCAAATGCTCTATTGTTCCTTTCTTTCCAGACcatccaaaacaaacacaaaggaGCAACTTACCAAACCTTCTTCCTTTTCCTACCCACAAAAGACTTGTGCCAACTTAAGAGTAACTCTCTTATTGAAGAGGGCAACACCCAAGACACAccaaacagagaaaacaaaagatgcCAAAGAACCTGAGTCTTGATGTAGTGGATGAGCATGTGATCAATCGATTCTTTCTGTTTATGACAAAGAAAACATTTGTTTTCCATTGACCACCCTCTCCTCATTAAAAGATCCAAAGTTAAGACTTTACTCCAAgtagcctcccatgcaaagaagTTAACCTTAGGTGGcacccaagaattccaaatgaCTACAATTGGGAAATTGGAAGGACCTCCCAGTTCTAAAACCTTGTACATGGCTTTAACATAAAATTCTCCACACTTCTCTCTTGCCCACACCAATCTATCCTCTTCATTACTACTCACCCTCCACCTTTGTAATCTCATGAAAAACCTTTCAACCAAATCCACCTCCCAATTGTTGAGCCTCCTAGAGAAACGAGGAACCCAACAACCCCCATCAGAAGAAGCACTCCAAACATTAGTGACCCAAGCCTCTTTGGAAGTGGCTAAGACAAAtagagaagagaaagaagaactAAGCGGTTcgtctccacaccacttgtcttaccaaaatctcaccctcctTCCATCACCCACAAAGAATGCCACTCTGCTTCCCAAGAAGTCTCATTCCTTTCTTATAACTTTCCAGAGGCCAACCCCATATCCTTCTCTCACTTCGTAGGATCTCCACCCACCCTTCTCTTCCCTATACTTTTCGCTGATGATTTTTTTCCAATAAGCCCCCATTTATGCCACATAACACCAACTCTACTTGCACAAAAAAGCTCTATCGAGGGTTGACAAGTGCTTTACTCCCAACCCTCCTTTGTTTTTATCAGAATTGATAATGGCCCACCGAACCAAATGAGGTTTCTGCTCCAAAGCCCCAccaccccaaaggaagtccTTTTGGATTTGCTTTAGCCTCATCTTAACAATCCTCAGAATACAAAAGTgggacataaaataaataggcaTGTTGGAGAAAGTGCTCTAGATTAGAGTGAGTCTCCCGCCCTTGGAAATGTATTGTCTCTTCGACAGTGCTAGTCTTTTGCGCAACCTCTCATTCACACCATCCCCAATTGAGACAGACTTAAATGGAGCACCTAGCGGGAGGCCTAAATATGAAGAGGGAAGGGCACCAACCCTACACCCAAACTCTTGATCGAGCCCTTCTACATTCTCCATTATCCTCATCAGAATTAGCTCACTCTTTTCCAGATTAACCTTTAATCCTAAAATGGCCTTGAATCAAATAAGCATCCAATACAATTAGGTCAATTGATTGTGAGAAGGCTCATAGAAAACAAAGGTATCTTCATcaaacaacaaatgagagaCCTCCACCCCCTCCCTACCTCTACCACTCACTCGCCAACCAGATAGAAAGCCACCAAAGTTGGCTTTTTTTAGCAAACAAC
Above is a genomic segment from Vitis riparia cultivar Riparia Gloire de Montpellier isolate 1030 chromosome 14, EGFV_Vit.rip_1.0, whole genome shotgun sequence containing:
- the LOC117930320 gene encoding zinc finger CCCH domain-containing protein 41, which gives rise to MELKVSSPKPSGLSPSDGESDPEEKEISDEDDDDRNHKHRRRETRSQSLERDSLEQVLSRPYRKRNKPFENGHSFRENDSQSSGSWKNYNISPMEKDFSGKFEKRRPGLATFARAPLDLNQRTRMNQSFSGDSGPVRGRGRDPGSWNQRDPRFSQVDIASQMVQGSIPPGLYAGRGLPNVSNTQNASWSGFGLLPGIPNGALDSLHSLGLQGTLRPPLSTSLNKSIPRQRCRDFEERGFCLRGDMCPMEHGVNRIVVEDVQSLSQFNLPVSLPSAHLLGTPAGPGPLPSVNAPPSTLMNSKGFQSKSGKPEVAEDELGLNGAFSGSAVGGGAELYDPDQPLWNNDCPETPSALLALHSPKIDETECLLDANSSDRYHARLCDGSDNGRPVKNTGTTVGSQSTNVSVWGRIGGAKDRLEAKEKIDSVISSSDYLENEGKEDQEALTSVQGTSRQGKRIIVEDIGPKKVDLSSRTQGDAMRNIRKPSQKALRTLFVNGIPQKNNRKEALLSHFRKFGEVIDIYIPLNSERAFVQFSKREEAEAALQAPDAVMGNRFIKLWWANRDSVPDDSISGGNGASVIPHGVTAASVPSHPSAVNRAKDNLQSAAPKVNAAHAIDAPSPTSDHSKPIVTNGPKAPPPLQKKLESLELMKEELRKKQEMLDQKRNDFRRQLDKLEKQATGLKGEVGAEQAAKRPKVGIVGDAAKAATPRCTDPGIAVGSPQTEIMMDKNKSAENVVPHSSKTNSAMVLLEPTVLKQSVRPLALGGTPSQMNRYKLDNRPMGFRIMAPLPTGLANVAVLKEHFSSYGDLSTVELEDLEALDGGNGSDASRNCSARITFTTRRSAERAFVNGKCWQGHNLHFMWLISSNSGNELGGRESSPSASKGSSDADLQPAGKVACSVSLETVLSGNGEPEDSERKSSMEHKEPDGNFQASPTLLCEEQSPKSNVC